The following proteins come from a genomic window of Rutidosis leptorrhynchoides isolate AG116_Rl617_1_P2 chromosome 10, CSIRO_AGI_Rlap_v1, whole genome shotgun sequence:
- the LOC139873585 gene encoding receptor-like protein kinase FERONIA, whose translation MRNPNRYHLLVFSYCVLLFTTVIHLVLSADYVPADKILLNCGANGELSDDDGRQWTSDVGSKFALAGADSIVSEAATQKPSVPTVPYMTGRVFRSEFTYSFPVASGRKFVRLYFYPASYASLNASKGVFSVVFGPYTLLKNFSAYETANNLNFDFITKEYSVNVDSGALNITFTPASGTPDSYAFINGIEIVSHPDIYSSNGNALIVSTSTAFEISNDTVLENVYRLNVGGQAISPSKDTGLFRQWGGDNPYIFGASVGVPVATDPNITISYPTGMPDYVAPVDVYKTARSMGPTPEVNVGYNLSWYFDCDAGFSYLVRLHFCEVGPEISKINQRVFEIFINNQTAETEADVIAWTNKKDVPYYKDYVVFFPSGPPHRDLWLKLHPNTASKPQYYDAILNGVEIFKINASDGNLAGSLPAPAPVQPIIDPNRGISSGKSSKSNKIGIIGGGVGGGVAAVILIGLLVCFVTRKNKKRKDPNSSDGPSGWLPLSLYGNSHSSGSTAKTATTGSYASTLPSNLCRHFSFAEIKSATKNFDESLILGVGGFGKVYKGEIDGGTTKVAIKRGNPLSDQGVNEFQTEIELLSKLRHRHLVSLIGYCEDNNEMILVYDYMANGTLREHLYKTQNQPLTWKQRLEICIGAARGLHYLHTGAKHTIIHRDVKTTNILLDEKWVAKVADFGLSKTGPALDHTHVSTVVKGSFGYLDPEYFRRQQLTDKSDVYSFGVVLFEILCSRPALNPTLPKEQVSLAEWAQHCHKKGILDQIIDPNLKGKISPECFKKVAETAVKCVADQGIDRPSMGDVLWNLEFALQLQESAEDSGGKGAMVLDDGVYDEVPLKGKASNGDYEGDVTDSRSTGMSMSIGGRSLASEDSDGLTPSAVFSQIMNPKGR comes from the coding sequence ATGAGAAACCCTAACCGGTATCACCTGTTGGTTTTCTCATACTGTGTTCTGCTATTTACCACTGTAATTCACTTAGTTTTATCTGCGGATTATGTTCCGGCTGATAAGATTTTATTAAACTGTGGTGCCAATGGTGAATTAAGTGATGATGATGGGAGGCAATGGACTTCTGATGTGGGGTCAAAGTTCGCATTAGCAGGTGCCGATTCAATAGTTTCAGAAGCCGCAACACAAAAACCTTCGGTTCCAACCGTCCCTTACATGACTGGTCGTGTTTTTCGATCCGAATTCACGTACAGTTTCCCAGTAGCATCGGGTAGAAAATTCGTCCGTCTGTACTTTTATCCCGCATCATATGCTAGCCTTAACGCATCCAAAGGCGTGTTCTCTGTTGTTTTCGGACCGTATACCCTTTTGAAAAACTTTAGTGCATACGAAACGGCAAACAATTTGAACTTTGATTTTATAACTAAGGAGTATTCGGTCAACGTTGACTCGGGAGCTTTGAATATAACGTTTACTCCTGCTTCGGGAACGCCTGATTCATACGCGTTTATCAACGGTATCGAAATCGTTTCTCATCCCGATATTTATTCGTCTAACGGAAATGCGCTGATTGTTAGTACAAGTACAGCTTTCGAAATTAGTAACGACACGGTTCTCGAAAACGTTTATCGGTTAAACGTTGGTGGACAAGCAATTTCACCTTCTAAAGATACTGGGCTTTTTAGACAATGGGGAGGTGATAATCCGTACATATTTGGTGCATCCGTTGGTGTACCCGTTGCAACCGACCCGAACATAACCATAAGTTACCCAACGGGTATGCCCGATTACGTTGCACCTGTCGATGTCTACAAAACGGCTAGGTCAATGGGTCCCACGCCAGAAGTTAACGTGGGTTACAATCTAAGTTGGTACTTTGATTGTGACGCTGGCTTCTCGTACCTCGTTAGGCTTCATTTTTGCGAAGTTGGTCCTGAAATTTCCAAAATTAACCAACGAGTGTTTGAAATTTTCATCAACAATCAAACGGCTGAAACCGAAGCGGACGTGATTGCTTGGACTAACAAAAAAGATGTCCCGTATTATAAAGATTATGTCGTGTTTTTTCCTTCCGGGCCCCCACATCGAGATCTATGGCTCAAATTGCATCCCAACACGGCATCAAAGCCGCAATATTACGATGCGATTTTAAACGGTGTGGAGATTTTTAAAATAAACGCTAGTGACGGTAATCTAGCGGGGTCACTTCCAGCTCCGGCTCCGGTACAACCGATTATCGACCCGAATAGGGGAATTTCATCAGGAAAGTCAAGTAAGTCAAACAAAATTGGCATAATCGGTGGCGGTGTTGGTGGCGGTGTTGCGGCGGTTATACTTATTGGGTTGCTTGTTTGTTTCGTGACCCGTAAAAACAAGAAACGGAAGGATCCAAATTCGAGCGATGGACCATCCGGTTGGTTACCACTTTCGTTATACGGGAACTCACATTCTTCCGGGTCGACTGCTAAAACAGCTACAACAGGAAGCTATGCGTCGACTTTACCTTCGAACCTATGCCGACATTTCTCGTTTGCGGAGATCAAATCAGCTACTAAAAACTTTGACGAATCGTTAATTCTTGGTGTAGGTGGATTTGGTAAAGTTTATAAAGGTGAAATAGATGGTGGGACCACTAAAGTTGCGATAAAGCGAGGTAATCCGTTATCCGATCAAGGTGTAAACGAGTTTCAAACTGAAATCGAGTTGCTTTCAAAGCTTCGTCATCGTCATTTAGTGTCTTTAATCGGTTATTGTGAAGATAATAACGAGATGATTTTGGTGTACGATTACATGGCTAACGGAACGTTACGTGAACATCTTTACAAAACTCAAAACCAACCGTTAACTTGGAAACAAAGGCTCGAGATTTGCATAGGTGCAGCTCGTGGTCTTCATTATCTTCACACGGGTGCCAAACACACGATTATTCATCGTGATGTTAAAACAACTAATATTTTGTTAGACGAGAAATGGGTTGCGAAAGTGGCTGATTTTGGGTTGTCTAAAACGGGCCCCGCTTTGGACCATACTCATGTCAGCACTGTTGTAAAAGGTAGTTTCGGGTATTTGGACCCCGAATACTTTAGGAGACAGCAGTTGACGGATAAATCGGATGTTTACTCGTTTGGAGTGGTCCTTTTTGAGATCTTATGTTCTCGACCCGCTTTAAACCCGACTCTACCAAAGGAACAAGTGAGTTTGGCTGAATGGGCTCAACACTGTCACAAAAAGGGTATACTTGATCAAATAATCGACCCGAATCTAAAAGGAAAAATCTCGCCTGAATGTTTCAAGAAAGTGGCAGAAACAGCGGTGAAGTGTGTGGCGGATCAAGGTATTGATCGGCCGTCAATGGGTGACGTTTTGTGGAACCTTGAATTTGCTCTGCAACTTCAAGAAAGTGCGGAAGATAGTGGCGGCAAAGGCGCGATGGTGTTAGATGACGGTGTTTATGATGAGGTGCCGCTAAAAGGGAAAGCAAGTAATGGTGATTATGAAGGTGATGTAACCGATTCGAGAAGTACCGGAATGAGTATGAGCATTGGTGGAAGGAGTTTAGCGAGTGAGGACTCGGATGGGTTAACACCGAGTGCAGTTTTTTCACAGATTATGAACCCGAAAGGCCGTTAA